In one window of Gossypium arboreum isolate Shixiya-1 chromosome 4, ASM2569848v2, whole genome shotgun sequence DNA:
- the LOC108458065 gene encoding BEL1-like homeodomain protein 9, translating into MAEGFEPYHVPQQSRRDKLRIVAQNHSACVESTAVTLSGCSGLLPLYEASLLSSDLLTCAANASASHDFHHHQANQLSASASGKNSSLVCGVKGVNSMGFVGGVVNGSSSASHHHPYLDGQSSLPVNPSSIHDMNNSPFLYTPQNLQTIRDFDQSYNSGGEVVVYKPEPLSLNHESSATAQALSLSLSSHNTHQNNLPLELNLQRYGSAIYSDKVTDSGYVVPSIIRGSASTSNEVSRGSLPLGPFTGYASILKGSRFLRPAQMLLEELCDVGRGLYAEKMTPDSSLMDPSLQNLSGTGIIDDSLSGGDGGESRRKKSRLISMLDEVYRSYKQYYQQIQAVVASFEYVAGLGNAAPYANLALKAMSKHFRCLKNAITDQLQFINKPHGQTSPGKDEGPMFGNTERSLYNRAVHNAGFHEHQPVWRPQRGLPERAVTVLRAWLFEHFLHPYPTDTDKLMLAKQTGLSRSQVSNWFINARVRLWKPMVEEIHMLEQAQKNSQKEARNPNKPSDHLSSANSIAPENPSTSFQRAQDTPSKRTRSEPLSDIPLGSEPHNLTYNSLSSHPHVGMGVSMAGGSNGVSLTLGLHQNNGISLSEPFPFNAAQRFGLGLSSEGYVIGGYESQNRHFGRDVMGGQLLHDFVG; encoded by the exons TGTTGAATCGACGGCTGTTACACTTTCAGGCTGCTCAGGTCTACTTCCTTTGTACGAGGCTTCTCTTCTTTCCTCCGATTTGTTGACTTGCGCTGCCAACGCTAGTGCTAGCCATGACTTTCACCATCACCAGGCCAACCAGCTTTCGGCTTCGGCTTCTGGTAAAAACAGTAGCCTCGTTTGTGGAGTTAAAGGTGTGAATTCCATGGGTTTTGTTGGTGGGGTTGTTAATGGTTCTTCATCAGCTTCTCATCATCACCCTTATTTGGACGGACAATCGTCTTTACCCGTGAACCCTAGCTCCATTCATGATATGAATAACAGCCCTTTCCTTTATACCCCGCAAAACCTTCAAACCATAAGAGATTTTGACCAGTCTTATAACAGTGGTGGTGAAGTCGTGGTTTATAAACCTGAACCTTTGTCCTTGAACCACGAGTCCAGTGCCACTGCTCAGGCCTTGTCTCTTTCTTTATCTTCTCATAATACCCACCAAAACAATCTTCCTTTGGAGCTAAATCTACAGAGATACGGGTCTGCTATCTATAGTGACAAGGTCACTGACAGTGGCTATGTGGTTCCAAGCATTATTCGTGGCAGCGCTTCTACGTCGAATGAGGTTTCCAGGGGCTCCCTCCCTCTCGGGCCTTTCACTGGCTACGCTTCGATTTTGAAAGGATCCAGGTTTTTGAGGCCCGCCCAGATGTTATTAGAAGAGCTTTGCGATGTGGGTAGGGGACTTTATGCTGAAAAAATGACTCCTGATTCTTCTTTGATGGACCCTTCATTGCAGAATTTGAGTGGTACTGGAATTATTGATGATTCTCTCAGTGGGGGGGATGGTGGTGAGAGTAGAAGAAAGAAGTCGAGGCTAATTTCAATGCTTGACGAG GTTTACCGGAGCTACAAACAATATTATCAACAGATACAAGCTGTAGTTGCATCGTTTGAATATGTTGCCGGACTGGGCAATGCTGCTCCTTACGCAAACTTGGCTTTGAAAGCCATGTCTAAACATTTCAGGTGCTTGAAGAACGCAATCACCGACCAGCTTCAGTTCATTAATAAGCCTCATGGTCAAACAAGCCCGGGAAAAGATGAAGGTCCAATGTTTGGAAACACTGAAAGAAGCCTTTATAACCGAGCTGTTCATAATGCTGGGTTCCATGAGCACCAACCTGTTTGGCGACCTCAACGAGGCCTTCCTGAGCGTGCTGTAACTGTACTTCGAGCATGGCTATTTGAACACTTTCTACACCC TTATCCAACTGACACAGACAAGCTTATGTTGGCTAAACAAACTGGTCTATCACGGAGCCAG GTGTCGAATTGGTTTATAAATGCGAGAGTGAGACTTTGGAAGCCAATGGTAGAGGAAATACACATGCTCGAACAAGCTCAAAAAAATTCGCAAAAGGAGGCTAGAAATCCGAACAAGCCAAGTGACCATTTGTCTTCCGCAAACTCTATCGCACCCGAAAACCCATCTACCTCCTTTCAAAGGGCTCAGGATACCCCATCAAAGCGCACAAGAAGTGAACCACTTTCCGATATACCCCTTGGAAGTGAACCACATAACTTGACGTACAACAGCTTATCAAGCCATCCACATGTTGGTATGGGTGTTAGCATGGCTGGTGGGAGTAATGGTGTCTCCTTAACACTTGGTCTTCATCAGAACAATGGTATCAGCTTATCTGAGCCATTTCCTTTTAATGCAGCTCAGCGGTTTGGCCTTGGCCTAAGCAGTGAGGGGTATGTTATCGGTGGTTATGAATCACAAAATCGGCATTTTGGCAGGGATGTTATGGGAGGACAACTTTTACACGATTTTGTAGGTTGA